One window of the Actinomyces procaprae genome contains the following:
- a CDS encoding MerR family transcriptional regulator, with product MAETTNLMTIGEFSSLTRLSVRMLRHYDAHGVLVPADVDPWTGYRRYAPHQLRDAADIRNLRDVGFGVSAISALLAARGTPAWSAALELQREAVIEETRAAQARLALINRLIEGGTSMSITVERRTIEAMTIVALRDVVPTYADEHLLWARMMPEIARQGITPIGACGVIEHDAEFTERDVDEEIFLPVAPGTTAAAPLQIHELPARDCLVAHVVGPYDQITEAHDRLATRIAAEGLTPLDDGTRPSKSFNLYLTTPDQVPADQLVTEVCIPLG from the coding sequence ATGGCCGAGACCACGAATCTCATGACGATCGGCGAGTTCAGCTCATTGACTCGCCTGTCGGTACGCATGCTGCGCCACTACGACGCTCACGGCGTGCTCGTGCCCGCCGACGTCGACCCGTGGACGGGATACCGCCGCTATGCGCCGCACCAGCTGCGCGACGCCGCGGACATCCGGAACCTGCGCGATGTCGGATTCGGCGTCTCCGCCATCTCCGCCCTGCTCGCCGCCCGCGGCACCCCGGCATGGTCGGCTGCGCTGGAGCTCCAGCGCGAGGCCGTCATCGAGGAGACGCGCGCCGCCCAGGCTCGGCTGGCTCTCATTAATCGCCTCATCGAAGGAGGAACCAGCATGTCCATCACTGTCGAGCGCCGCACCATTGAGGCAATGACCATCGTCGCTCTGCGCGACGTCGTCCCCACCTACGCCGACGAGCACCTTCTCTGGGCCCGCATGATGCCGGAGATCGCCCGGCAGGGCATCACGCCCATCGGAGCGTGCGGAGTGATCGAGCACGACGCCGAGTTCACCGAGCGCGACGTCGACGAGGAGATCTTCCTGCCGGTCGCACCCGGAACGACGGCCGCGGCCCCGCTGCAGATTCACGAGCTTCCGGCTCGGGACTGCCTCGTGGCCCACGTGGTAGGGCCGTACGACCAGATCACCGAGGCACACGACCGGCTGGCCACCCGGATCGCTGCGGAGGGGCTGACGCCGCTGGATGACGGCACCCGCCCGAGCAAGTCCTTCAACCTCTACCTCACGACGCCGGACCAGGTGCCGGCAGACCAGCTCGTAACCGAGGTGTGCATTCCGCTGGGCTGA
- a CDS encoding IS3 family transposase: MQPSPVPHQQGRCDGAFKAEIMRVHENNYCVLGARKMHAMLNRPEESERHGPGHVARCTVERLMRAMSMHGIRHAKSPRTTRSAPKEQYPADLTGRHFSAFLPNELWACGHSPLRGKYPTYVRTP; encoded by the coding sequence GTGCAGCCAAGTCCCGTCCCCCATCAGCAAGGGCGGTGTGATGGCGCTTTCAAGGCCGAGATCATGAGGGTGCATGAGAACAACTATTGTGTTCTGGGCGCCAGGAAGATGCATGCGATGCTCAACCGGCCTGAGGAGTCTGAGCGTCATGGGCCGGGGCATGTCGCCCGCTGTACCGTGGAGAGGCTTATGCGGGCCATGAGCATGCACGGCATCCGCCACGCCAAATCACCACGCACCACGCGCAGCGCTCCCAAGGAGCAGTACCCCGCAGACCTGACGGGCAGACACTTCAGCGCTTTCCTGCCCAACGAGCTGTGGGCCTGTGGACATTCCCCACTTCGTGGGAAGTACCCCACTTACGTACGCACCCCGTAA
- a CDS encoding aldo/keto reductase, which translates to METRPFPALDRDISVVGIGTWQLGTDWGEVTAADATATLQAALDAGVTFIDTADVYGDGRSERLVGAFAAAHPDAGLTIATKMGRRVEQVPDNYTREAFRAWNDRSRQNLDVDTIDLVQLHCPPSEVISAERTWDWLEEMVAEGRIRAYGVSVETCAQALAAMRRPGCASVQIILNVLRRKPLEQVLPTAQDTGTAIIARVPLASGLLSGRYTADTTFPASDHRNYNRDGSAFDIGETFSGVPFGVGVEAAQEFTALCRELGPAAASPAQVALRWILDQPGVTTVIPGARSAEQARANAAAAALPALGEQLHAALEDLYDRRIRAHVHDRW; encoded by the coding sequence ATGGAGACCCGCCCGTTCCCCGCCCTGGACCGCGACATCTCCGTCGTCGGCATCGGCACCTGGCAGCTCGGCACCGACTGGGGTGAGGTCACCGCCGCCGACGCCACCGCCACGCTGCAGGCGGCGCTCGACGCCGGTGTCACATTCATCGACACCGCCGACGTCTACGGCGACGGCCGCTCCGAGCGCCTCGTCGGCGCCTTCGCCGCCGCCCACCCCGACGCCGGACTCACCATTGCCACCAAGATGGGCCGACGAGTCGAGCAAGTACCCGACAACTACACGCGCGAGGCCTTCCGGGCCTGGAATGACCGCTCCCGGCAGAACCTGGACGTGGACACGATCGACCTGGTGCAGCTGCACTGCCCGCCCAGCGAGGTCATCTCCGCCGAACGCACCTGGGACTGGCTGGAAGAAATGGTGGCGGAGGGTCGCATCCGCGCCTACGGGGTCAGCGTGGAGACCTGCGCCCAGGCCTTGGCAGCCATGCGCCGCCCCGGCTGCGCCAGCGTGCAGATCATCCTCAATGTCCTGCGCCGCAAGCCGCTGGAGCAGGTGCTGCCGACGGCGCAGGACACCGGCACCGCGATCATCGCCCGCGTGCCGCTGGCCTCCGGGCTGCTGTCCGGCCGCTACACCGCGGACACCACCTTCCCCGCCTCCGACCACCGCAACTACAACCGCGACGGCTCCGCCTTCGACATCGGCGAGACCTTCTCCGGCGTGCCCTTCGGCGTCGGCGTCGAGGCCGCCCAGGAGTTCACCGCCCTGTGCCGCGAGCTCGGCCCGGCAGCCGCCTCCCCCGCCCAGGTGGCGTTGCGCTGGATCCTCGACCAGCCGGGCGTGACCACGGTGATCCCCGGCGCGCGCAGTGCCGAGCAGGCCCGCGCCAACGCCGCCGCAGCAGCCTTGCCCGCACTGGGCGAGCAGCTGCACGCAGCCCTGGAGGACTTGTACGACCGGCGCATCCGCGCTCACGTGCACGACCGCTGGTAA
- the smpB gene encoding SsrA-binding protein SmpB — translation MAKKTEGTKKLTPAERAKAAAAAHKTIARNRRATHDYFIEDRYEAGLALTGTEVKALRMGRASLTEAWIEIDRNGEAWLQGAHIPEYLQGTWNNHSPRRKRKLLLHRSELDKLAQRVQAKGYTIVPLELYFTGGRVKLELALARGKQDWDKRQALREAQDKRDAARAMASANRRRG, via the coding sequence GTGGCCAAGAAGACCGAGGGGACCAAGAAGCTCACCCCGGCGGAGCGTGCCAAGGCCGCTGCCGCCGCGCATAAGACCATCGCCCGTAACCGCAGGGCGACGCATGACTACTTCATCGAGGACCGCTACGAGGCGGGCCTCGCCCTGACCGGCACCGAGGTCAAGGCCCTGCGCATGGGCCGGGCCTCCCTGACCGAGGCGTGGATCGAGATCGACCGCAACGGGGAGGCCTGGCTGCAGGGCGCCCACATCCCCGAATACCTGCAGGGCACCTGGAACAACCACTCCCCGCGCCGCAAGCGCAAGCTGCTGCTGCACCGCTCCGAACTGGACAAGCTCGCGCAGCGGGTGCAGGCCAAGGGCTACACGATCGTGCCCCTGGAGCTGTACTTCACCGGCGGACGCGTCAAGCTGGAGCTCGCGCTAGCCCGAGGCAAGCAGGACTGGGACAAGCGCCAGGCCCTGCGGGAGGCACAGGACAAGCGGGACGCGGCACGCGCCATGGCCTCCGCCAACCGGCGTCGCGGCTGA
- a CDS encoding peptidoglycan DD-metalloendopeptidase family protein, whose amino-acid sequence MFSVRSPLQAGSSRRRRARRARRAVATAAALVLAAAPLYAGAQADERQDAVDDQAAAQRKQAELAASLEGVSAELGQAYIELQNAQASLDTAQTELDSAEAVLAQKEREQQTAANRLAVAESQLATLKEQAEQTQTTVDENTTSVADLVVATYQGDSAVTSWTYVLASDSVDELTDRASTMEIATGVQESVLSAAEQERVQAANRQARQDATTERVSTLKAEADAAKTAAQTAKDTAKTKRDEVAALKAEKATAASNLESQKADLEKQQAQAAADEEAAAAKIAELDAANRASAGYTGSSSGAGASSSLGSGAIGHPIAGPLIVASPFGYRIHPITGERRLHAGVDLVASSGTPQYAGVAGTVTHNINSSCGNGVFINGGVINGQSVVLAYCHLSAISVPNGATVTRGQTIGLTGMTGGATGPHVHFEVIINGTEVDPMTLPGF is encoded by the coding sequence ATGTTCTCAGTCCGATCCCCCCTCCAAGCTGGTTCCAGTCGGCGTCGCCGGGCGCGGCGGGCGCGGCGTGCCGTCGCGACTGCCGCGGCCCTGGTGCTGGCCGCAGCCCCCCTGTACGCCGGCGCGCAGGCCGACGAACGTCAGGACGCCGTCGACGACCAGGCCGCCGCCCAGCGCAAGCAGGCCGAGCTGGCCGCATCCCTGGAGGGGGTGTCGGCGGAGCTGGGACAGGCATACATCGAGCTGCAGAACGCGCAGGCGTCCCTGGACACCGCCCAGACCGAGCTCGACAGTGCCGAGGCCGTGCTGGCGCAGAAGGAGCGCGAGCAGCAGACCGCCGCCAACCGGCTGGCCGTGGCGGAGTCACAGCTGGCCACGCTCAAGGAGCAGGCGGAGCAGACTCAGACCACCGTTGATGAGAACACCACCTCCGTGGCCGACCTGGTGGTGGCCACCTATCAGGGCGACAGCGCGGTCACGTCCTGGACGTACGTGCTCGCCTCCGATTCGGTAGATGAGCTCACCGACCGCGCCTCCACCATGGAGATCGCCACTGGCGTGCAGGAGTCGGTGCTGTCCGCCGCCGAGCAGGAGCGCGTCCAGGCCGCCAACCGCCAGGCCCGTCAGGACGCCACCACCGAGCGCGTAAGCACGCTCAAGGCGGAGGCCGACGCCGCCAAGACGGCCGCCCAGACCGCCAAGGACACCGCCAAGACCAAGCGCGATGAGGTGGCCGCTCTGAAGGCGGAGAAGGCGACGGCAGCATCGAACCTGGAGTCGCAGAAGGCCGACCTGGAGAAGCAGCAGGCGCAGGCCGCCGCCGACGAGGAGGCCGCCGCCGCCAAGATCGCCGAGCTCGACGCCGCCAACCGGGCCTCCGCCGGCTACACGGGTTCGTCCTCGGGCGCGGGGGCGTCATCCTCCCTGGGGAGCGGGGCGATCGGGCACCCCATCGCCGGCCCCCTCATCGTCGCCTCCCCCTTCGGCTACCGGATCCACCCCATCACCGGGGAGCGGCGGTTGCACGCCGGCGTCGACCTGGTGGCCTCATCCGGCACGCCCCAGTACGCGGGAGTGGCCGGGACCGTCACGCATAACATCAATAGCTCCTGCGGTAATGGCGTCTTCATCAACGGCGGCGTCATCAACGGGCAGTCGGTGGTGCTCGCCTACTGCCACCTGTCCGCGATCTCTGTTCCCAATGGCGCCACCGTGACCCGCGGGCAGACCATCGGCCTTACGGGTATGACCGGTGGGGCCACCGGCCCGCACGTCCACTTCGAGGTGATCATTAACGGCACCGAGGTGGACCCCATGACCCTGCCCGGGTTCTGA
- the ftsX gene encoding permease-like cell division protein FtsX, with translation MRFRFIVSETFKGLSRNLVMTVSVILVSFVSLLFVGASVLLQNQIAVMKGDWYDKVEVSVYMCPPSSNAAACTEGEATQEQIDAVEDLVNSATLSPYIESYTIESKEDAYKRFMDAYGESRIGRNATEDMMPVSFRIKLVDPEKYQVVAEQFTGRAGVERVIDQGDTLEPLFVVMNRVSWITGGLAAILALTAVLLISTTIRLSAMSRSKETGIMRLVGASNLFIQLPFMLEGAIAALIGAIGSVAALWALVRYVVVDWLATSVQFTAFIGTGDVLRLAPWLLLAAVVLAVVSSAFSLSKYTRV, from the coding sequence ATGCGATTTCGTTTCATCGTCTCCGAGACCTTCAAGGGGCTCAGCCGCAACCTGGTCATGACCGTGTCGGTGATCCTGGTGTCCTTCGTGTCGCTGCTGTTCGTCGGCGCATCGGTGCTGCTGCAGAACCAGATCGCCGTGATGAAGGGGGACTGGTACGACAAGGTCGAGGTCAGCGTCTACATGTGTCCGCCGTCCTCCAACGCGGCGGCCTGCACCGAGGGCGAGGCCACGCAGGAGCAGATCGACGCCGTCGAGGACCTGGTCAACTCCGCCACGCTGTCCCCCTACATCGAGTCATACACGATCGAGTCTAAGGAGGACGCCTACAAGCGGTTCATGGACGCCTACGGGGAGTCGCGGATCGGCCGCAACGCCACCGAGGACATGATGCCCGTGTCCTTCCGCATCAAGCTCGTGGACCCGGAGAAGTACCAGGTGGTCGCCGAGCAGTTCACCGGTCGCGCCGGCGTCGAGCGCGTCATCGACCAGGGCGATACGCTCGAACCCCTGTTCGTGGTGATGAACCGGGTCTCCTGGATCACCGGTGGCTTGGCCGCCATCCTGGCGCTGACCGCGGTGCTGCTGATCTCCACCACCATCCGGCTGTCCGCCATGAGCCGCTCCAAGGAGACCGGCATCATGCGGCTGGTCGGCGCCTCTAACCTGTTCATCCAGCTTCCCTTCATGCTTGAGGGCGCCATCGCCGCCCTGATCGGTGCCATCGGCTCCGTGGCCGCGCTGTGGGCGCTGGTGCGCTACGTCGTCGTCGACTGGCTGGCCACCTCAGTGCAGTTCACCGCCTTCATCGGCACCGGTGACGTCCTGCGCCTGGCGCCCTGGCTGCTGCTCGCGGCGGTGGTCCTGGCCGTGGTCTCCTCCGCCTTCTCACTGTCGAAGTACACGAGGGTCTGA
- the ftsE gene encoding cell division ATP-binding protein FtsE yields the protein MIRFDNVSKVYKRGARPALDDVSIEIEREEFVFLVGASGSGKSTFLRLTLREERPTSGSIHVLGRDLSQISSWKVPKLRQEMGFVFQDFRLLENKNVFENIAIASQVIGKPRHYILSAVPEALELVGLSGKDKRLPHELSGGEQQRVAIARAMVNRPKLLLADEPTGNLDPSTSVGIMRLLDRINRQGTTVVMATHDDEIVDQMRKRVIELKAGEVVRDQARGVYGSDR from the coding sequence ATGATCCGATTCGACAACGTCTCCAAGGTGTACAAGCGCGGAGCCCGGCCCGCGCTCGATGACGTCTCCATTGAGATTGAGCGCGAGGAGTTCGTGTTCCTGGTGGGTGCCTCCGGCTCCGGCAAGTCGACCTTCCTGCGCCTGACCCTGCGGGAGGAGCGCCCCACCTCCGGCAGCATCCACGTGCTCGGCCGCGACCTGTCGCAGATCTCCAGCTGGAAGGTCCCCAAGCTGCGCCAGGAGATGGGCTTCGTCTTCCAGGACTTCCGCCTGCTGGAGAACAAGAACGTCTTCGAGAACATTGCCATCGCCTCCCAGGTGATCGGCAAGCCGCGCCACTACATCCTGTCGGCCGTGCCCGAGGCCCTGGAGCTGGTGGGACTGTCCGGCAAGGACAAGCGCCTGCCGCATGAGCTGTCCGGCGGTGAGCAGCAGCGAGTCGCCATTGCCCGCGCGATGGTCAATCGCCCCAAGCTGCTCCTGGCCGACGAGCCCACCGGAAACCTCGACCCCTCGACCTCCGTGGGCATCATGCGCCTGCTGGACCGCATCAACCGGCAGGGCACCACCGTGGTCATGGCCACCCACGACGACGAGATCGTCGACCAGATGCGCAAGCGCGTCATCGAGCTCAAGGCGGGCGAGGTCGTACGTGATCAGGCTCGCGGCGTGTACGGATCGGACCGTTGA
- a CDS encoding TY-Chap domain-containing protein — protein sequence MPCTISDDGTPDSPTARTCGDEPAAAAGARKRTAPQVDVGSWSRFIPSLTQLLQSANLIDIVVVELTLAAPIVTADTVVRIRTGTGPLRALRRRRRPEPSPVPPRIMAFGLPDEVTFTVPMLDEQRRALLTEDASTTLTGLGWEQEPTRLRCRMPKPQAQQAVAMASRALIEVFDVAHPADLAVRVL from the coding sequence ATGCCCTGCACCATCTCCGACGACGGAACGCCCGACTCCCCCACCGCACGCACCTGCGGCGACGAGCCCGCAGCCGCGGCCGGCGCCCGCAAGCGCACCGCCCCCCAGGTCGACGTCGGCTCCTGGAGCCGCTTCATCCCCTCGCTGACGCAGCTGCTGCAAAGCGCCAATCTGATCGACATCGTCGTGGTGGAACTGACGCTCGCCGCGCCGATCGTCACCGCCGACACGGTGGTGCGCATCCGTACCGGCACCGGCCCGCTACGCGCTCTGCGCCGACGGCGCCGCCCGGAACCCTCACCGGTCCCGCCGCGAATAATGGCCTTCGGCCTTCCCGATGAGGTCACGTTCACCGTGCCGATGCTGGACGAGCAGCGGCGGGCACTGCTCACCGAGGACGCCTCGACGACGCTGACGGGGCTGGGCTGGGAGCAGGAACCTACGCGGTTGCGCTGCAGGATGCCGAAGCCACAGGCACAGCAGGCGGTCGCGATGGCCTCCCGAGCACTGATTGAGGTGTTCGACGTCGCGCACCCCGCGGATCTGGCCGTCCGCGTGCTCTAG
- the ssb gene encoding single-stranded DNA-binding protein — translation MSRQLDLVVQGVLGTNPAVTRTSAGRAYCYFRLATSPSYRTSDGWQDGRTIWFTAKAWGPLAENLGRSLHKGDPVVLVGRFTQESWFKGSEEFFTNVLTVSCGGHDLTRGETRFMRIVHRTDTTEDGETGAAGAEATSSSGSAGSPVSAPSADEAARPAPASATGVEDPYPAPAPGTAGPAAQEEPVPVIPPTMTAADEPDPLEYMLADEEG, via the coding sequence ATGAGCCGCCAACTTGACCTCGTCGTGCAGGGCGTTCTCGGCACGAACCCCGCCGTCACCCGCACCTCCGCAGGACGCGCCTACTGCTACTTCCGCCTGGCCACGTCCCCCTCATACCGCACCTCCGATGGCTGGCAGGACGGGCGGACCATCTGGTTCACCGCCAAGGCATGGGGGCCGCTGGCCGAGAACCTCGGCCGCTCCCTGCACAAGGGCGATCCGGTGGTACTGGTCGGGCGCTTCACCCAGGAGAGCTGGTTCAAGGGCTCCGAGGAGTTCTTCACCAACGTGCTGACGGTCTCCTGCGGAGGCCATGACCTGACACGTGGGGAGACGCGCTTCATGCGCATCGTCCACCGGACCGATACCACTGAAGACGGCGAGACCGGCGCAGCGGGTGCCGAGGCGACCAGCTCATCCGGCTCGGCCGGCTCCCCGGTGTCGGCGCCCAGTGCGGACGAGGCCGCCCGCCCCGCACCGGCGTCGGCGACCGGAGTGGAGGACCCCTACCCGGCTCCCGCGCCGGGCACCGCCGGTCCTGCGGCGCAGGAGGAGCCAGTGCCGGTCATTCCGCCGACCATGACAGCCGCCGATGAGCCGGATCCACTGGAGTACATGCTCGCCGACGAGGAGGGCTGA
- a CDS encoding GTPase, protein MTADPTATANGSHVLDAAHLEARLERLRDVLDDCPTEIPASLSIPAREHLDEVAERLALGVDHTVVALFGGTGSGKSSLFNALTSLQFADVGARRPTTSRATACTWGDDAEALLDFLEVADDRRIRRESLLDATDQDAFAGLVLLDVPDYDSVSTEHALQVDRLVPLADILVWVVDPQKYADAVLHEGYLRGLGARQEDMLVLVNQVDTLPAGGTDALLEDVRALLAADGLHDVKVLPVSAVRGDNLAAVRELFLERVSRESNAARTASAQLDAIAMRLRPAAAAQNVATRPELADTAVTTLVHACGAQAVEDSVRTGLARTFPRALARPAPPARDAVAAIQTTWLRRTTEGLPGAWLRSVENAVAAPETLAAQTAEAVGSVQLPRHRTPVIELAWWGGALATVIGVVWTAVVLVQGQAFAAGLLAPILVAGVGLVAAVSALLARRSRARREAEEYARAVRARLASVVARGLTRPADGVLVRHRMLRQALELQR, encoded by the coding sequence ATGACCGCTGACCCGACCGCCACTGCCAACGGGAGCCACGTGCTCGACGCCGCCCACCTGGAGGCGCGGCTGGAGCGCCTGCGTGACGTCCTGGACGACTGCCCCACGGAGATTCCCGCATCCTTGTCGATCCCCGCCAGGGAGCACCTGGATGAGGTCGCCGAGCGGCTCGCCCTCGGGGTCGACCACACGGTGGTGGCGCTGTTCGGCGGCACCGGATCCGGCAAGTCCTCCCTGTTCAACGCCCTCACCAGCCTGCAGTTCGCCGACGTCGGCGCCCGCCGCCCCACCACCTCCCGCGCCACCGCCTGCACCTGGGGCGATGACGCCGAGGCCCTGCTGGACTTCCTGGAGGTCGCCGACGACCGCCGTATCCGCCGTGAGTCCCTGCTGGACGCCACCGATCAGGACGCCTTCGCGGGGCTGGTGCTGCTGGACGTTCCCGACTACGACTCGGTAAGCACCGAGCACGCGCTCCAGGTGGACCGGCTGGTGCCCCTGGCCGACATCCTGGTGTGGGTGGTGGACCCGCAGAAATACGCCGATGCGGTCCTGCACGAGGGGTACCTGCGGGGACTTGGGGCCCGGCAGGAGGACATGCTGGTCCTGGTAAACCAGGTGGACACGCTGCCCGCCGGCGGCACCGATGCGCTGCTGGAGGATGTGCGCGCGCTGCTCGCCGCCGACGGGCTGCACGACGTGAAGGTGCTGCCCGTGTCCGCGGTGCGCGGCGACAACCTCGCCGCCGTGCGCGAGCTGTTCCTGGAGCGGGTCTCGCGGGAGTCCAACGCCGCCCGGACCGCATCCGCCCAGCTCGACGCGATCGCCATGCGGCTGCGCCCCGCGGCCGCCGCGCAGAACGTGGCCACCCGCCCCGAGCTCGCCGACACCGCCGTGACCACGCTTGTACACGCGTGCGGCGCGCAGGCGGTGGAGGACTCGGTGCGCACGGGCCTGGCCCGCACCTTCCCGCGCGCGCTGGCCCGGCCGGCGCCGCCCGCCAGGGATGCCGTTGCGGCGATCCAGACGACTTGGCTGCGACGCACGACGGAGGGCCTGCCCGGCGCCTGGCTGCGCAGCGTGGAGAACGCCGTGGCCGCTCCCGAGACGCTGGCGGCCCAGACCGCGGAGGCGGTGGGCAGTGTGCAGCTGCCCCGGCATCGCACCCCGGTCATCGAGCTGGCCTGGTGGGGCGGCGCGCTCGCCACTGTCATCGGGGTGGTGTGGACTGCGGTCGTCCTGGTACAGGGGCAGGCCTTCGCGGCGGGACTGCTGGCGCCGATCCTGGTGGCGGGTGTTGGGCTGGTGGCGGCGGTCAGCGCGCTGCTTGCGCGCCGCTCCCGCGCACGGCGTGAGGCCGAGGAGTACGCGCGGGCCGTGCGGGCCCGCTTGGCCTCGGTGGTTGCCCGCGGACTGACGCGTCCCGCCGACGGCGTGCTGGTGCGCCACCGCATGCTCCGGCAGGCGCTTGAGCTTCAGCGCTAG